Proteins from one Mastacembelus armatus chromosome 16, fMasArm1.2, whole genome shotgun sequence genomic window:
- the LOC113122646 gene encoding alpha-N-acetylgalactosaminidase-like isoform X2 produces the protein MGALAATQLLGLISLSVTLDNGLLKTPPMGWMAWERFRCDVDCRDDPENCISEGLFRDMADRLVEDGWKELGYEYVIIDDCWMSMLRDKQGRLQPEPSRFPSGIDKLARYIHDHGLKLGIYADMGTHTCMGFPGTTLEKIEIDAQTFASWGVDYLKFDGCYSNPVDQMLGYPLMSKALNATGRPMAYSCSWPAYLGGLPPYDSWDSVLGIVDWFFNNQDELQPAAGPGRWNDPDMLIIGNFGLSVDQARSQMALWAMMAAPLIMSNDLRNMDNSARAILQNRVAIAINQDPMGIQGRRLLQEKSHIEVYWRPLSNSASALVFLSRRTDMPYLYHTSLAKLNYEAGNYEAYDVFMGSMVKRLNATTDFTISVNPSGVVMWYIYPEQSKKTATIHQHHKEASQFHKAKPEHHNVL, from the exons ATGGGGGCCTTAGCAGCAACTCAGCTCCTTGGCCTGATCTCACTGTCCGTGACCCTGGACAATGGATTGCTGAAGACTCCACCTATGGGATGGATGGCCTGGGAACGCTTTCGATGTGATGTTGATTGTAGAGATGACCCTGAGAACTGTATCAG TGAAGGTCTATTCAGAGATATGGCTGACCGGCTGGTGGAGGATGGCTGGAAGGAACTAGGCTATGAATATGTAATTATAGATGACTGCTGGATGTCCATGCTGAGAGACAAACAAGGGAGACTACAGCCTGAACCCTCCAG GTTCCCAAGTGGTATTGACAAATTGGCGAGGTATATTCATGATCATGGACTGAAGCTGGGTATCTATGCAGATATGGGCACTCACACATGTATGGGATTCCCTGGCACCACGTTAGAAAAGATTGAAATTGATGCCCAGACTTTTGCTAGCTGGGGCGTTGACTATCTGAAGTTTGATGGCTGTTACTCTAATCCTGTAGATCAAATGCTAG GTTACCCTCTGATGTCTAAGGCTTTGAATGCCACAGGCAGACCGATGGCTTACTCCTGCAGCTGGCCTGCATATCTGGGGGGACTTCCACCTTAT GACTCATGGGACAGTGTGCTGGGTATCGTTGATTGGTTCTTCAATAACCAGGATGAGCTGCAGCCGGCTGCAGGTCCTGGACGTTGGAATGACCCTGATATG CTTATCATTGGCAACTTTGGTCTCAGTGTGGATCAGGCCCGCTCTCAAATGGCTCTCTGGGCTATGATGGCTGCACCTCTTATCATGTCTAATGACCTGCGTAACATGGACAACAGTGCAAGGGCCATCCTGCAAAACAGGGTAGCCATTGCTATCAACCAGGACCCAATGGGTATCCAGGGAAGACGCCTGCTGCAG GAGAAGAGTCATATTGAGGTGTACTGGAGGCCCTTGTCTAACTCAGCCAGTGCACTTGTGTTCCTGAGCCGACGTACAGACATGCCTTACCTCTACCATACATCTTTGGCTAAACTCAACTATGAAGCTGGCAACTATGAG GCTTATGATGTGTTTATGGGATCCATGGTGAAGAGGTTGAATGCCACGACAGATTTTACAATCTCCGTCAATCCCTCAGGTGTTGTCATGTGGTACATCTATCCAGAACAGTCGAAAAAGACTGCGACAATCCACCAGCATCACAAAGAAGCCTCACAGTTCCATAAAGCCAAACCAGAGCACCATAATGTGCTATGA
- the LOC113122646 gene encoding alpha-N-acetylgalactosaminidase-like isoform X1, protein MGALAATQLLGLISLSVTLDNGLLKTPPMGWMAWERFRCDVDCRDDPENCISEGLFRDMADRLVEDGWKELGYEYVIIDDCWMSMLRDKQGRLQPEPSRFPSGIDKLARYIHDHGLKLGIYADMGTHTCMGFPGTTLEKIEIDAQTFASWGVDYLKFDGCYSNPVDQMLGYPLMSKALNATGRPMAYSCSWPAYLGGLPPYVNYSLLGEICHLWRNYYDIQDSWDSVLGIVDWFFNNQDELQPAAGPGRWNDPDMLIIGNFGLSVDQARSQMALWAMMAAPLIMSNDLRNMDNSARAILQNRVAIAINQDPMGIQGRRLLQEKSHIEVYWRPLSNSASALVFLSRRTDMPYLYHTSLAKLNYEAGNYEAYDVFMGSMVKRLNATTDFTISVNPSGVVMWYIYPEQSKKTATIHQHHKEASQFHKAKPEHHNVL, encoded by the exons ATGGGGGCCTTAGCAGCAACTCAGCTCCTTGGCCTGATCTCACTGTCCGTGACCCTGGACAATGGATTGCTGAAGACTCCACCTATGGGATGGATGGCCTGGGAACGCTTTCGATGTGATGTTGATTGTAGAGATGACCCTGAGAACTGTATCAG TGAAGGTCTATTCAGAGATATGGCTGACCGGCTGGTGGAGGATGGCTGGAAGGAACTAGGCTATGAATATGTAATTATAGATGACTGCTGGATGTCCATGCTGAGAGACAAACAAGGGAGACTACAGCCTGAACCCTCCAG GTTCCCAAGTGGTATTGACAAATTGGCGAGGTATATTCATGATCATGGACTGAAGCTGGGTATCTATGCAGATATGGGCACTCACACATGTATGGGATTCCCTGGCACCACGTTAGAAAAGATTGAAATTGATGCCCAGACTTTTGCTAGCTGGGGCGTTGACTATCTGAAGTTTGATGGCTGTTACTCTAATCCTGTAGATCAAATGCTAG GTTACCCTCTGATGTCTAAGGCTTTGAATGCCACAGGCAGACCGATGGCTTACTCCTGCAGCTGGCCTGCATATCTGGGGGGACTTCCACCTTAT GTGAATTACAGCCTGCTGGGGGAAATTTGTCACCTGTGGAGAAATTACTATGACATCCAGGACTCATGGGACAGTGTGCTGGGTATCGTTGATTGGTTCTTCAATAACCAGGATGAGCTGCAGCCGGCTGCAGGTCCTGGACGTTGGAATGACCCTGATATG CTTATCATTGGCAACTTTGGTCTCAGTGTGGATCAGGCCCGCTCTCAAATGGCTCTCTGGGCTATGATGGCTGCACCTCTTATCATGTCTAATGACCTGCGTAACATGGACAACAGTGCAAGGGCCATCCTGCAAAACAGGGTAGCCATTGCTATCAACCAGGACCCAATGGGTATCCAGGGAAGACGCCTGCTGCAG GAGAAGAGTCATATTGAGGTGTACTGGAGGCCCTTGTCTAACTCAGCCAGTGCACTTGTGTTCCTGAGCCGACGTACAGACATGCCTTACCTCTACCATACATCTTTGGCTAAACTCAACTATGAAGCTGGCAACTATGAG GCTTATGATGTGTTTATGGGATCCATGGTGAAGAGGTTGAATGCCACGACAGATTTTACAATCTCCGTCAATCCCTCAGGTGTTGTCATGTGGTACATCTATCCAGAACAGTCGAAAAAGACTGCGACAATCCACCAGCATCACAAAGAAGCCTCACAGTTCCATAAAGCCAAACCAGAGCACCATAATGTGCTATGA